The DNA window CGACACTGCCAAAAACCAGCGGGAGTTGCAGGCCGGTAAAGCCGAGTTGGCGGGCGACCTTGGGAGCCAGCCGAAGATCGTTGGCGATGGCGGTAGCGACGACGGACAGGGTTCGAGTGCTTGCAGACATCCTGCATAGTGTAGCGAAGCGCGTGTTCTGAATGTGAGTTCGGCGCGATACGATAACGTCCGACTGCTTCGCCGAACCGTCCAGGAGTGTACCGATGTCCAAGCGTTTTATGATCGCCCAGCTCGATGAGATCAAGCCGGTCCCCTGCCCCTGCGGCCAGGCCCGCCGAGCGTTCGCCGAGGAAGGCAACACGCTGGCCACCATGCACCTGACCGACATCTGGGCCGACGCCAAGACGCATTACCACAAGAAGATGACCGAGATTTACCTGGTGCTGGAAGGCACCGGCGAGATCGAGCTCGACGGCGAGCGTTACCCTGTGAAACCGATGACCGCGATCTTCATCCGCCCCGGTTGCCGTCACCGGGCGATCGGGAATATCAAGATCGTGAACGTACCGATCCCGGCGTTCGATGTGGAAGATGAGTATTTCGATTGATTGGTTCCCTCTCCCCTGTACGAGGGGGAGAGGGAGTGAAATCAGCCGAGCCTCTCCAGCTCCGCCTTCATGGCCGCCATCTGGTCCTTGGTCTGCTGAACAAGTTTCGGCGGCGCCTTGGCCAGGTACTGTTCGTTCGACAGCCGCCCTTCCATGCCGGCGATCAGCTTGGTGAGCTCTTCCCGCCGCTTTTCGATGCGCACCTTTTCAGCCGCCTCATCGACCAGGCCCTCGACATAGATCTCACACCCCGCCGAAAGCAGCTTGGCTGCGCCGGCGGGCGGTTGAACGTCGGGGCCGACTTCCTTCAGCGTGCAGAGGGACAGGCCTTCTATCACCTCGCGGTTCATCTCGACGGACCGTGCCCGTTCGGACGGGCAGTTGATGCTGACGGCGACCACCTGCTTGGGGTTTACCTGCCGCTCGTTGCGGATCTGCCGGATGCCGGTGATCAGTTCCTGGACCTTCGGGAAAATGTGCTCGGCGGCTTCCGAGACGTCGCCAACTTTCGGCCAGGCCGCCGTCACGAGCCGGGGGCTCGGCGGGCAGTCGATCCTGCCGGGCAAGCCACGCTGCGGGCGGACCTCGTTCAGTTTCCACCAGATCGTCTCGGTGATGAACGGAATCGCCGGGTGCATGAGACGCAATGAGCCGTCGAGCAGCGACGCGAGGATGTTCGCCGTCTGCGGCGCGCGGGCGGAATCCCTCATCGCCGGCTTGATTGCTTCCAGGTACCAGTCGCATAAATCCCGCCAGAAGAAGTCGTAGAGACTCTTGGCGTAGACGTCGAACCGGTAGTCGGCGATCGCCTGGTTGCATTCGGCAACGGTCCGGTTGAACCGGCTGACGATCCAGCGGTCGGTCATGGACCATTTGCTCTCATCGACGCCCGTCGGGTCCGCCAGGGTGGACCCAATTGCCTCCAGACTTCCCAGCGCGTACCGAGCCGCGTTCCAGATCTTGTTGCAGAAGTTCCGACCGAGGTCGAACTTGCTGCTCGTGTTCTTCGCCACCGGCATGTCGGCGGTGGGCTTGGCCTGGCCGCTGGCGTAACCGTAGCTGCTGACGATCTTCTTCTTGGGGTCGCTCGGGCAAGATTGAATCGGTGCGGCGACCTTGTATCCGCCGCTGATGGTCGTCATCTGCGGCTTGAAGGTTTCGCCGGTGTGCGGGCAGACCAGGTCCACGGGCATCCGCAGGTCCTGCGTATGCGTGGTCATCGCGGCGAGCGTGTAACGCATCGCATCCGCGCCGTGGGACTGGATGATGTCCAAAGGATCGACGCCGTTGCCCAGCGTCTTGGACATCTTCTGGCCTTCGCCGTCCTGGATCATGGCGTGGATGAAGACGTCCGTGAACGGCAGGCAGTCGCGCAGATAAAGGTTAAACATCACCATCCGGCTGACCCAGAGCGTGATGATTTCGCGTGCCGTCGTCAGCACGTTCGACGGGTTCCACTTGGCCAGTTCAGCCGTCTCGGTCGGCCAGTTGAGCGTGGACAGCGGCCAGAGGCCGGAGCTGAACCAGGTGTCGAGGACGTCGGGGTCCTGGGTGTAGCCGAGCTGGTTGAGGAGTTCCAGCGCCGGGCGGTCGTCTTCCTCGCGGACGCAGATGAAACTGTGCTGAAGATCGATCGGTGCCAGTTCGTTGGTTCGGTCGGCATGGCGAATCGCCACGCGGCCGTCGTTCTTCAGGCGGATCAGTTGCTCGATGAGGCCTGAGAGCTGCTCGTCGGTCTTGCTGTCGACGGCGTCGTGATTCGTGAATCCCCAGACCGGGATGCGATGCCCCCACCAGAGCTGCCGGCTGATGCACCAGTCGCGGATGTTCTCGTGCCAGGTCTGGAAGGTCTTTGCATACCGCGCGGGATAGAAGCGGAGCGTTCCGTCCGCTTTGGGCGACGATTCTCGCTGCTCGAACTGCTCCGGCGCCATCGCCCGGAGCGCTGCACCCGCCAACCGGTCATCCGTCACCTTGCAGTACCACTGATCGCTCAGGTACGGCT is part of the Humisphaera borealis genome and encodes:
- a CDS encoding cupin domain-containing protein — protein: MSKRFMIAQLDEIKPVPCPCGQARRAFAEEGNTLATMHLTDIWADAKTHYHKKMTEIYLVLEGTGEIELDGERYPVKPMTAIFIRPGCRHRAIGNIKIVNVPIPAFDVEDEYFD
- a CDS encoding valine--tRNA ligase, which gives rise to MPTELSKTYEPSAVESEAYAVWLKEGCFHAEPANPGNPYAIVIPPPNVTAALHLGHALNNTIQDILTRYHRMAGDNTCWLPGTDHAGIATQTIVDRRLQAEGQPALKDFKRMEAEGGPGREQFLTKVQAWKDEYELKITDQLKAMGCSCDWERQAFTMDPPRAKAVREAFYRLFKDGLIYRGKRLVNWDPVTQTALADDEVEMEDVDGQFYYLRYPLVDAEGASVGSALADAANGDNASDANTNVSADASAKADPTYVVVATTRPETMLGDTAVAINPKDPRAASLRGKFIKLPIVNRIIPIVEDDYVVLSVAHGGDPEDSKAQFATGFLKVTPAHDPNDYEIGRRHNLAVINVMAPDASISDKHGWTDVGEAGFVLGKSREEARKLIVKWFKEQGLLEEMKPYKHAVGHSYRSHVPIEPYLSDQWYCKVTDDRLAGAALRAMAPEQFEQRESSPKADGTLRFYPARYAKTFQTWHENIRDWCISRQLWWGHRIPVWGFTNHDAVDSKTDEQLSGLIEQLIRLKNDGRVAIRHADRTNELAPIDLQHSFICVREEDDRPALELLNQLGYTQDPDVLDTWFSSGLWPLSTLNWPTETAELAKWNPSNVLTTAREIITLWVSRMVMFNLYLRDCLPFTDVFIHAMIQDGEGQKMSKTLGNGVDPLDIIQSHGADAMRYTLAAMTTHTQDLRMPVDLVCPHTGETFKPQMTTISGGYKVAAPIQSCPSDPKKKIVSSYGYASGQAKPTADMPVAKNTSSKFDLGRNFCNKIWNAARYALGSLEAIGSTLADPTGVDESKWSMTDRWIVSRFNRTVAECNQAIADYRFDVYAKSLYDFFWRDLCDWYLEAIKPAMRDSARAPQTANILASLLDGSLRLMHPAIPFITETIWWKLNEVRPQRGLPGRIDCPPSPRLVTAAWPKVGDVSEAAEHIFPKVQELITGIRQIRNERQVNPKQVVAVSINCPSERARSVEMNREVIEGLSLCTLKEVGPDVQPPAGAAKLLSAGCEIYVEGLVDEAAEKVRIEKRREELTKLIAGMEGRLSNEQYLAKAPPKLVQQTKDQMAAMKAELERLG